The Styela clava chromosome 3, kaStyClav1.hap1.2, whole genome shotgun sequence genome includes the window tcacctgccgcggttacggcagcaaaattatacctgccattggttttcaatttgctgccgcggtaacggcagctcgacattggtttgtagcagctaaaaagtcagtcgccataggtttggacggagcggccatggtatggaaataccgccatggttttgcggcagctacagacgccacagaatacttaaaactgcacttgcaaaAACTAGCCACCTTCCATTTCCGGTTATCATGGTTGTCGCGCCTGGAGTCGTTTTCTCTCGTCACCACGAGCGATACTGGAAACACCAAGTCGCTTAAATTTAGTTAATAGTCGGCTCCTGTTAGTAAATATTGTTcggcttttttttttatcttagtATATATGATTCAATGTTAAACTCTCTCACAGGTGATTCTCTGCTAAATAATAATTACTTGTTTATTGCGTCTCCCTTCAACCTGAAAtacacttttattttattttacatcaCTGTTTGTGCACTTTGTATTTTCGGtaagtgaaaaaaataaactattgaaTGACTGAATAAATTGTCTAACTCAAAGGACTTGTtcaattttatacaatttagaTCATCAGCATTTATCTTATTGATCCTGGATCCACATTCCAACAAAATTAATCTATATTTTCCCCATTGGCGGACAAATCGATCTATTTTTATGGGATATCATTGATGACTGAGATTTTCAGAAGACTGAGACAGACTTTAAATCACTCGACTCATGAAATATACTAGGCGTTTTTCATTTCACTGAAATTACAgtggaaaatagaaaatatgtaaaaataaaaagtaacaaaaagaaagaatataataaaaagcACGTCTAATTCCGTACTTATTTGGCTTGCGATAGTCAAATACCCATCTAAAGTCAAGTTGTAAAAGACGTCATTCTTGAACTTTTGTGACTGTTTGTTGGTCAAACAATTTTGCAGAAAAACTCAATTTAAAACTAAGTTGACACAGAGGCGTTATCAAACTTAATGCATAAAGGCAGAAATGAAAGACATATTCTAACTTATGACTGGAACTCATTCGTTGAACGCATTATAAATTGCCGACCATGGCATGAAAAAATCAGACGCTTGAAGCACGAATATGGCATGACCAGACCACTCTTGTTCATCGAGTATATGAAATTAATTCTAACTAATCTTGTGTTAAGATGAAATCAAATTATCAATGTCGGATATTATTTTCTGTGTTTCTTCAAGTGAAACTTCGCCATTAAAAGATTTCGATTTTGCTTCTGGATTGTGAAAGCTACTATTTTTGACATCGCGAAGTAAAGCTGTTTCTTCTGCTCTAGAGTCAGACACGTCTTCAGTCATGCTACTATTCAGAAAGCGGGTGTGGATAACATGATCTCGAAGTGAATTCCTGCGCACTGGGGCTTGAGAAAATCGCTTGACTTTTTCCATAACGCTACCGGTCGAAGCATCTCCATTATTTTCACATACAGACAGGGGTCGAGCAGGCGCAACTCGGTACATTTCGGGCATTTCGCAAGGTACACAGGAACTGCTTGAAATGGATGATGACGAACCGTTGTTGGAATGATGGGATCTAGGTAAATTGTTAGAGGGCGGAAGGTAAGGGCGTGATAAGACGGGTCTTGTTTGTGATTGAGTTGTAGGGATGTCATTTGTAGTTTGTTGTTGTGAACGATACATATCGCGCCAGTCACCTTCTTCCGGAAAGTAATGCTTCTGTGAGTTCTGACTTTGATAATATGAGGGAGAATACATTTGTTGTTTCGAGTATTGTGCTGTTGGATAAGACTGTCCATATGTTGGATATTCATGTTGATTGTAAGATTCGCAAGAATACATGGATGATTGATCCCCTGTGTCCAAAACTATACGAAGTGGCTGAGTTTCACTAATGGTCTCTAAACCACAATTGTCGAAATTACCAGCCCCGTATCTTCCAGGCAACGAATTTGTAGTTGGAACGAATTGCTGTTGATCTGCATAATTGTGGTTTGAGAGTGCAGTATTATCGCTAGTTTCGCTTCCGGCATCACTGTATATGAAACTGTCATGTTCCCCATGGATATCTGCGAAGAAAAGGGAAATTTAGGATCAAATACCTCATGAGATAAGTTTATTGGTTAGTTGTGATATATCAATCGGgggtaattattattatatgtaaataaactatACGCGTGTATAACCTAATTCATATAcgacaatatttttcaaatacacTGGGCTGAAATACATCTAGCTTAACTACTTAAGAGTAATGTGAAGTGACGTGGTACTATATCATattatgaatgttttttttctaaataccAACTGCCGTTACTTACCACAATGTGCTACAACAGGCATCCAACATTCATCTGAATGACCATATTTTCTACACGAAATGGTACATCTTGGTCCCAATTCATTCAGATACCCACTGCAGTATTGTAAGTTACTTTCAGATGGAGTTTGTGTTCCTTGAATATCTGGAAGTGAATCAGTTTGTATCAGAATAGACGAAGATGGATGAGACACGTATGACTTGAAGTATGTAAATGAAATGATGGATATCCATTTTATAATTGCTTACCCTTTTCTCCACCGTAACTATCGCTGTCTTTATCACTTTCCCCCTTTCCGCTGTCTCTATCGGTGTGTGTTGTTGTAACAGGTTGGAGTTGATTTACGCCGTTCTAAAGCAAATAATAGAATTATGACAGCAATGTTGGATGCCTACGAAtaagaataattgaaaaaaaaatgtgaatactcgtaaagaaaataaatcatttgTCTCTTTGTAGATTTATGTATCGCATCGGAGCTCTTCAATATTTAGTTCTTTTTTTTGATTACCTATAAAATTATTACCTTTTTAGAATATGAAAATGTACTGAATGTTGGTCCTCCTCTTTCAGTTGTTGCGTATTTTGTATTCGTGGAAGTATTTTTCTCCAATTTTCCATTTGCAAGTGTCATAGATCTGCATAAAAACACAATATTTTCATACGCTATAGACAACGGGCAATTCAGTTACCGTATATCAGAAAAAAGGTCTACGAATATTCGGTTGTTAAAGCAACGTCTCGAACTCAAAGTGCAAGAATTGTATGATTTTTTGACATGTACCTGCTTCGGTTGATTTCCATTGCTCGGCCGAAGTGAATGTCTTTTGTTGTGGTCACTCCTGGGGTTGACACTACCACTACCTCATCAACACTGCCAATTTGTGACATGCTACTTTTGCTTGCACAGTTAACAGCGCGTCCGGACTTTGTTTCAGCAGCACGGCAGTTATAAGTACGAATTTCCTGAATAGAATAACATTGTATTTTCActataaatatgtttttttagTTTCAAGCCTATGCCCAAATTACGAGATATGAAATGATTTTTATGTAAGTTAACCGATACATATATTCATTATTCTTATagcttttaaaataaatagacCATAATTATATTCCCAATTTTAATCGTCTGGATGGTGAAAACTATAGCATTTTGCGTTACCTTATTTTCTTTTCTGCATTTGATGACAATACAAGCCAAAACAAGAAGAAGTATGACGGTGGCTGATGCCAAAGTCGCAAGAACGATTACGGTAATTTTACTCGACTCTCTCGCTTCGTCTGAATCAGCATAGTTAGGTATGATAGATGCAAGAGGAACATCAGTAACTTTTATAATCAATCGTGTCTGCGCTTCTTGTGGAGGATTTCCCTTGTCTCGTGCCTGCAATTTTTAACATATTAGTATTATTACCAAATCATGAAAATTCAAATGTCAAAATGTAATGAAACATGAAATAGGCAACAATGTGCCTATAACCTAAGATCTCAGCTAATTTTCAGGAGTGTATGGGTTTTTATAGAACAGAAATTAGCCTTGAACTGTAATTATAGTTTTAGAGTCAACTGACCTTAATTACAAGAGTATGTTCTCCTAGAAGTTCTGTAAGCTTATTGCTTGAGTTCAACCTTAAACTCCCTGTCACCGGATCgatcaaaaatttaaatggcGGTTTGGCGCCATCTTCTAATGCAATAGAATACCAAACTTTGGCGTTATTCCCAGCGTCGCGGTCGatagtctgaaacaaataaGAGTCAATCACTATAAGTTCCTTAAAGGTgaagttaaaatattatttgtgtATAAGTTGCAAATATACAAACGTTGAAACGTATtgatatataattgaaaattatttcaagtttttgtcATATGACAAACATCTGCACGTAATGCAATTTAATACCTTGATCCTTATGATAGGGTGATCCTCCAAAATTGTTGCATATGCTGTCATGTTTTCAACTCCTGGGTTTGTAAATTCAGGTTTATGGTCGTTGACATCAGTCACTTTCACAAGGAGAGTAAGGTTGGTCTTGTGTGGCGGTTCGCCCATGTCTTGAGCGGTCACAATGAGCTGTTAGTATAATATAATAACGATTAGTTATATAGTATTGTCGATATATGATTAGTGATACATATATGGTCCGATTTATGTTCTACTTTGAAGTAGGCTCACAAATAGGGCAATGTAAAAGAGGGTTCGTGTATAACGTATTCAACCAACTAATGCAGAACAGTATTCAGTATTTACCCTCCAAAGTCTCTTCATTTCGTAGTCAAGCCTTCCAACTAAGGTCAGTTTCCCAGATTTTGAGTCGATGGCAAAAACTGCTCCGCCTCCAGTAAGAGAATAGCGAACTTGGCCATTTCTGGAATCGGCGAACTTTCCAtcctgaaaaatatttataattcttAGAATTCAAAGTATTGATCGTGTTGTTGGCACTTGAAGATTTACGGTAACCGTTTACTTTAGATGCTATAAATAGCGGTTATGGCGCATATTATCATACCACATACACATGAAAAACACATTGGACAAATTGGCTAATCTAACATTAATAGAAACCGTACAGTACAAACCTTGGTTTTTATCAGAGCTGGTGTATTTAATGAGTCTTCGTCGTATGCAGTCACTGTGGTGATATAACTTCCAATTTGAGTATTTTCAGAGAGGGTGAAGGATTTCTGACTTGATCTGAACTGCGGCTTGTGATCGTTTGCATCCAATATAACAACAGACACGTTTTTCTCTGAGCATCTGTAGAAGATTGTCAaagttattcaatattttttaatatgttgaAATTTCAGGttacttaatatatatatatatataattaggtAACTTTAGATGACTTGAAAACTTACTTTTTTGAATTTCCGTTGTCACAAGCTGTAATTCTAATGGTGTATCGATCCTGTGTCTCTCTATCCATCCTCGCATTCGTTGCGATTAAGTTGCCCGACTTCAGAATAAAGTTGTCGCTAACAAAAGATCCTGGTGGTTTTCGAGATATTTGGCGGGAACCAGCGGCTTGTAATCCGGCTAAGCCAGAATGGGTAGACCGATCAATTTCTGTTGTTAACTTCAAGGTTACTCGTCCGCTTTCTCCACTGTCAGCGTCGGTTGCACTAACATGTGCTACATATGTCCCAAGTTGTGCATCTTCTGGTACATAAGCTGTTTATAAGTTACATTTAGGAGATTAATTCAACAAGTTCACTATTACACGTTAGATGTAAGTAAGAAGTGTATGTCAGACTCTAGTGCTAAAACACGgtgattgattgatttcatattttaaaacttggattttatCTGAACGTGGGggttatatatttttacataatcAAATCTACCTGCTTTGTCTTCTCCTTTTAAAATGATGTTAACGTGAATTCTTGGTGGATTATCATTAACATCCACTATTTGAATCATCAAAACAGTTTTTCCAGTTTTGCTTCCTCCGTCTTCTTTTGCCGCCTGATCTCTTGCACCAATCACAATTCGAAGGCTGTTAATTGTAAATAGCATTATTGTTGGGTAAACGGAGAAACTAGGAATCGGAATTAAGATTATAAAGATTAATAACATACTTTTTTCTAACTTCTCTGTCTAATGGTTCAAGCAATTTTACTGCTCCTGTTTCTGGTTCCACTGTGATGAGATTTTGTACAGTAACAGAATTTCCTGCTTTAGGGATGAAGTAGCGAACTTTTCCAAAACGACCAGAATCAGCATCGCGAGCAACGACTGTGGTTATAACGTGACCAGCTGGAAGGTTCTCCCTAAGCTCCAAGTTATAGacctaaaatgaaaaaaaatggattCGATGTTAGAATGATAATTGTCAAATATGTATTATTTCGCATATACGAGCATGCAAGAGCAACTGAGATATTTGTGGGACTGGTATATTACCGGTTTGTATGAAAACTATTGATTTACTCACCCTACTGGTTGAGCTGGTTGGTACGGAATTTAAATGTAATACTTTTAAATACGTATATTTCACAACACAATTTCTCACCGATTCGTCAAACTTCGGGTAATTATCATTTGCATCAAGTACGTTGATTCGAAGAAAAACTTGACTCGATCTTGGAGCAGGAGATCCCCTATCTTTTGCTGTCAAAGTCAAGTCGAAGGTGGTCGTGTCTTCATAATCTACAAAGGTTATTAATTTGAGCGTCTTATTATAAAGAACACGAGTAAATCGGCATACCAGAAAGGTTTTCTTAAAGCAAGAATTCTATTCCTGAAGTTACTTTTGTTTGACACACGATTGAGTGTTTTGAAAACGTCTTATTTACGCACCACATTcgatcaaaacaaaatttgtgcTATAGGGGACATGAACTTCTCATCGTCAAATTCACGCTCATGAAAGTCGCCATATAACCATTTTCATATTTGGGACTTTCAATTATGCATGAGGTAAATGGCAGACTCCATGCGAATATTATGACGAAGGTTGATTCAACTAACGGTAATAGACACAAATGACAAATTGAGTGAGCTAAGCCGATTTTCTCTGACTAACACAACCAGCTAATCTCAACTATCAAAAGAATGCCATACACCCGTGAAGACCTATGCTATCTGTGATCTATTTTCTTTGAAACGTCTTCTACAGTACGTTTATACATTGTGGCTTTTGTATTTAATTAAGTTATTTGTCCATACCTAGACTCGATACGATGACCAGTTCCAAGTGAGCTGCTCCAGTATCGTCCTTGTATTGATTCAGTCCAAAATGATCGTTTCGTGATATAGAATAATGTATCATCGCATTTTCATCtatataaaaaagcaaaatattatatttctgtaCTGACATAGTAATAATGCATAATATTTGGAACAAATCATACTTATATCTTCGTCGCTCGCCAAATATTGATCCAAGCTGATTTTAGTTAGTTCAGGTGTATCTTCGCTTATGTTGAGAGAGAAAATGCGATCGCCCCCAGTTTTTGGAAATTTAGGGGCGTGGTCATTGACGTCAGTTACAACCAGCTCAAAATCCTGCAGCCGAAAGTGGGCTTGGGGCATCATTGCAGTCTGTAaagaatatataaaactatattTCCTCTGTGTATTGCTCAGATAAATTCCAACAAGCACATGGGTTACATAAAGGTATCCCGTGGCTGTGTATCTCCAGCGTTGGAAgagtttcaatttaatatgGGAGATTTTGAAATTCGAGAATGATGAAATACAGTTAAATTAATTGTTTCACTGGCTAGAACGCCAATATTGTACACGTAGATATTAAGATAGTTTCTACAAGATTAATACCTGAAGCAATATGACGCATTCTAGTTCTGGGTCATTTCCACATTCAGTTTCTCGATCTACTGGTTGATTAACAGTTATAACTCCCGTTTGTCGGTTGATTTTCAGCCATTTTCCTTCGGATGCAATTTCTTTATGTCCGGCTATCATTCTTTGTCCAAGTATTTCAAAAGTTCTTCCAGTTAGTTCTGCTGCTCTGACACTGAACAGTTCAGCTAATTTTGCTACCACCGTTCCAGGCTCTTGCTCTTCTGGAAAGTCTATTCTGTATTTTCCACTTCCAGGTTGAGAGGCACAAAGTCTTGGAATGCACACAACTAAAACTAAAGCATAAGCTAGAACGCTCCTACATCTCGTCAGGCCAAATGACCTCATACTTTCCacctaaaaataaaagtgaaagaTCTTCCTTGTTACTCAAGAACTTGACTTGATTACTTGAGAATTATAATCGCACGAGGCGAAGAAATCTATTGTGTAAGTCTATACCCAATTTATTCGCGTAAAAGTACTTTGCTAATGTCACAGCGGGAGTCGATTTATTCGATTATTCCGGTTCGTTAAATGTATTCAAGCGCGAGAGCAATATCAAAGTTTTGAACCAATACCGTGTCACATTTTTATAATCTCTTTAAGGCGGATAATTGGTGCGATAGTATCGGCCAGCGGGATAGAAATGTTAGGAGCCGTAACTAGCGGGAAGCAGACACGGGACGCAGACATAAGTTTCACTTTTTACACAATGATACATTCCACAAAACGATGGAATGTATGATCAATTCGAAAAACGTACGATACTGAAAATCACTCTATTTATTATACACGATAACAACCCTAATTTGTCGTCCGTAGTCCTGTTTTGGGATgcaattcataaaaaaaaaacgactgGAAACGTGTAGCCATTGCCTATTATACTATTCTGAACTATTCTCGTTTTCTTATACACTCCTTCTATTAAAACGAAGGAGGACAAATTATACCCGAATCAACATTGCCAGACCACATGAGATAAATAATGCATAAAAACTATGTCGCTACTTCGTGCTATCACAGGACTTGTCTTGGCAATCTGGCATCCATACTCAATCGATGCGATGTACTGGTGAGAAAACCAATTAATTAAGGCTGAATTAAAACAATGAGGAGGCATCGATCACCCACTCTATTGTAATATTGAAACTTTACTGTTGAAAACGTGATGTGAAATTTGCGAAAGTTGTATGTTAACAACATGCCTGAACATTTTGCATCACAATTTATTTCTTTGCGATATTTTAAGATAATTCGAACGAAAAAATGGAGATCTTAGTTCGATATGGAATTACTCCAAGACCATGCCTGACAACAAATCGATTGATCCCGAAGTCAAGTTTTCGTGTTCATTACAGACTTTTCGACAAATGATATTAAACCATCGATTTTTAAGAAAACGTATAGTTGATCGAGTTCAAAAATTCGGATTAAGCTCTTGTACCCTTTAACTTTGCATACAGGCAGACTGAAAATGACTAAAAATCTCGAACTGTCTTTTCCACATTTTTCATAGTTCGTTATCTGTCTTTATAAtcatataaattaataaaattattcctgACTTGCCCTGCATTACTGACCAACTTCAAGTGAAGAAACGATGGTTtagtaaatgaaatattataaactAATTGGTAAGAAGGCGGTTTGCAAACGAACACCTCCAACACGCGCAAGTATATTAATATTGTGTGAATTCAAATTGCCACCTTGCTCAAAAACAAACACAAAAGAACTAATTATTTAATTACTCTGCTAATTTATTATTGAGATTATGAAACGCGCCAATTTAAAACTGACACGCGCCGCTTAGCACGTTAACTTGAAGGCGTCTGTTCGCCCACCTTTTATTGCATTGTTAGTTTGCTGGTAATTATATTAATTGCTATATTGTCCCTGCTTTTATTCAAGTTCAATATGACGATAAATTGTTCCAGCCCAATAAAATTAGCATGCGGCATACCGCTTTTGCAATGTATTAATATTAGAATGAGCACAAAAAGTCAGTTATCTACAACAAGTAATATTGCTGTATAACgaacgaataattttttcgtttttacaATTTTGTAGGTACCATCAAACTGTCTTATGCTATTGGGTTGTTTCAACAAAGGTAGAAAACGTAGGAATATATCGTATTTTCATTTCAGATCTCTTTTAATTGTTTCGTTTTATATTCTCAGATTCAGAATCTTTTTGCATTTCTATCCATTGCTGGAACATAAGAATTTACCGCATATCCCAATACTGTTCTGATGTTTAATTATAAACTGAAGTATACATTATGCAAAATGAAGTTTCGGAATTGCTCCAGAATTAATTCCGTTTTCGCTTAAAGGCAATTTGTAACTTTTAAAACTTTTACACGTGCCATGGAGGTCAACAGTGAGTCCCGCATTACGTCAATTTATGGGTTTATAACGCTAACTCGTTAGATCACACTTAATTGGAAAcgaaaataatcaaataatttttcaaaattattccgaatatttattttatgtttgagTATGATATGACATGTAATCACGATGACGTGACATTCAGTAGCCAATGCGATCGATGCGTAAGATTCTGCGTTCAATATTACAATGTACTCTATATATTCTAGGCCCTTGTTCTTTGTATAACTTATAAAAGAAAGTTGTTCCTGTTTTAATAGGCTTGAAAGGACGCATTGGGTTTCAGATAAAAATGTTCGATCTACGGCCTGACCCCTGCGGTGCTTTAAAACATTGTACAAGTATGAATTTTTGCTAGAACAAGTTGCAAAGGAGCAGTGTTTGGCCAGATATGTAATTAAAATCCTGTATCGCCTTTATCGTCGTTTCACGACATGTCACTCACAAAACCTCCCGGGACAAAAATCTGTGACATATCGCAGAAGTGTACGTCACCCGACCTTATTTTATTAGATTATAACTCAATATCAGAAGTCTGCTTGATATCGAATATAGAAATTAGGACACGTACTGAATTAGTTTCCACGAAATTTCCCTTTAACTAAGTCTTCAATCTCAAATTTAATTATAGCGCCAGTATGTAAGATGAATATCAGTCCCTCAGCAGTTCGGCTGTCAATTATTTAAGTAACTATACTCTTTGCCTAGAAATAGCTGTAACCGAATAATTctaaatttcacaatttttttgcgCTCAATTTCGACTAATATAATTTGAACAactttaaatgtaaaatgtcATTCAATACGTATCAGCaagtattttatgtttgataTGAACCAAAATATTTGTACATTGTTAGTTATAgtaatttcattaaaattctATTAATTAAAATACACATAGCCTATGTTTTGTACAATTGACATCCTTTAAATACTTCAACTCATTGACACGACAATCCAAATTATCTTAGTATGGCATACTTCCCTACTTATTACCACGAAATCGTTTTCTTAACAGCATCATGAGTAACTTATTCCTTTTTACTGTCTTATTAATTACATTTTTCAAGTGATCTCGTCGAGGGGCTTTTGAGTATCGTTcgaaaaactaaattaaaaacgtTATGTACGCGACAGCTCTTGAAATTGTTAAGCATGTCTTACGCAAACAGAACAGATATATTACGTGTTGTCTCACGGGGTTGCATACTTGTTGATTTGGCGATTTTCCACAATATACCAGGTAAGATTCCAAATGACATTATTCTGAATGAACGTTTACGTAGTTATTTGAATTTCTCCCTTCAATTAGGTATACATCGAGCAATAATGCACAAAACACTATGAAATGACTCTGAAGTCTAAACACTAAGTGTAAAAAAACAATACAATTATATGCCTAAACTGTAGTCTTTAAACGcagaaaagaaatataaactcattttatttctatttatatatCTAACTCTCCATCACTGATACACTGTAACTTTGAATAGCTTGTAAACTTAAGCATCCTGTTTTAATACAACTACTGTTTCAACGAAAAAGATTACAGTAGATTGAAAGTGTTACAAATATCTTGATTACGTTTGAAGGgtctttcttcttttttttcaacttaTCGCTCTTCTTCCTTTAATGCTTTCCATAATCCGCGTTTAAAGATATAATGCAACATTAGCGCATCAATAATGTCGGATTTTATCAGGCATAGATAAGAGGTTTAATCGGATCAAGGGCGGACTCCCGCGAACAAGACGAAAGATTCACCATTGTCTTGGTTTTAATGATAGATTGATAGCGGGATTTGCTATTCAAGTTCTCATCCGATACTTCGCTCCAATTTATTCTGCTGCAAGAATAATAGCCCACAGCTGTATAGTACAGAAAGTGGGAGTGAATTAAAATAATCGCAGAGACACACTTTTgcttaatattttaattgttattgtTATACGCTGTGCTAATTTGTTAATGTTGAATATATCAAAAGATGTGGAGCGTAAGTAATATCTAGGATGTGAAGTTTTGATTGTCTTTGTgatgcaatgaaaaaaattcataatacTACATTATCTAAGAATTGCTAGGTCAACTACGTGCATGCCCTGAATAAATGAAATACCACATActaagattttataatttttatcccagattagtatatatattattatcaaaatatatcgaaTATTTTCCACAAATTGGTAGTTGCTACATACATTCTCAATTCAGATTCATACGCATGGAATGTACGGATTAGTATTGCGATACTTGAAGGAAGTGGTTTGGATCATCCCTTCGAGTAGGGAGAACGCCCTTATGCCGGTCAGCAAATGTATGGTAATAGTAAGCAAAACAGATGTGTGGGTAATCCAGTAATTGATATATTTTCCAATAGCCATATAATATGATTTAGTACTTCCTTCATTATCAAATTGGTTCCCAAGATTGCACGGTTGCAAATCTGAGAGtcaatttcaaatatagttTCTTAGTGCGTGTTGCCAATATTGCCGAATCGATAGCTAAGAAGCAAATCTTGTCATTGCTTTAAATcggtttatttattttcaaaatatagtaaCCAATGTTGAAAAGCATAATATACGGAATGAACGGTGACAGAACGGTGGTATTCAAGATTAGAAAATAGACATATCTTGTTGATGATTACCAACTAATTGAATTGACTAAACATACTATGCAAATATGAAGATTAAACTCGGAAGTTG containing:
- the LOC120342399 gene encoding protocadherin beta-16-like, producing the protein MRSFGLTRCRSVLAYALVLVVCIPRLCASQPGSGKYRIDFPEEQEPGTVVAKLAELFSVRAAELTGRTFEILGQRMIAGHKEIASEGKWLKINRQTGVITVNQPVDRETECGNDPELECVILLQTAMMPQAHFRLQDFELVVTDVNDHAPKFPKTGGDRIFSLNISEDTPELTKISLDQYLASDEDINENAMIHYSISRNDHFGLNQYKDDTGAAHLELVIVSSLDYEDTTTFDLTLTAKDRGSPAPRSSQVFLRINVLDANDNYPKFDESVYNLELRENLPAGHVITTVVARDADSGRFGKVRYFIPKAGNSVTVQNLITVEPETGAVKLLEPLDREVRKNLRIVIGARDQAAKEDGGSKTGKTVLMIQIVDVNDNPPRIHVNIILKGEDKAAYVPEDAQLGTYVAHVSATDADSGESGRVTLKLTTEIDRSTHSGLAGLQAAGSRQISRKPPGSFVSDNFILKSGNLIATNARMDRETQDRYTIRITACDNGNSKKCSEKNVSVVILDANDHKPQFRSSQKSFTLSENTQIGSYITTVTAYDEDSLNTPALIKTKDGKFADSRNGQVRYSLTGGGAVFAIDSKSGKLTLVGRLDYEMKRLWRLIVTAQDMGEPPHKTNLTLLVKVTDVNDHKPEFTNPGVENMTAYATILEDHPIIRIKTIDRDAGNNAKVWYSIALEDGAKPPFKFLIDPVTGSLRLNSSNKLTELLGEHTLVIKARDKGNPPQEAQTRLIIKVTDVPLASIIPNYADSDEARESSKITVIVLATLASATVILLLVLACIVIKCRKENKEIRTYNCRAAETKSGRAVNCASKSSMSQIGSVDEVVVVSTPGVTTTKDIHFGRAMEINRSRSMTLANGKLEKNTSTNTKYATTERGGPTFSTFSYSKKNGVNQLQPVTTTHTDRDSGKGESDKDSDSYGGEKDIQGTQTPSESNLQYCSGYLNELGPRCTISCRKYGHSDECWMPVVAHCDIHGEHDSFIYSDAGSETSDNTALSNHNYADQQQFVPTTNSLPGRYGAGNFDNCGLETISETQPLRIVLDTGDQSSMYSCESYNQHEYPTYGQSYPTAQYSKQQMYSPSYYQSQNSQKHYFPEEGDWRDMYRSQQQTTNDIPTTQSQTRPVLSRPYLPPSNNLPRSHHSNNGSSSSISSSSCVPCEMPEMYRVAPARPLSVCENNGDASTGSVMEKVKRFSQAPVRRNSLRDHVIHTRFLNSSMTEDVSDSRAEETALLRDVKNSSFHNPEAKSKSFNGEVSLEETQKIISDIDNLISS